In Gossypium arboreum isolate Shixiya-1 chromosome 6, ASM2569848v2, whole genome shotgun sequence, the following are encoded in one genomic region:
- the LOC108484737 gene encoding probable UDP-3-O-acylglucosamine N-acyltransferase 2, mitochondrial produces the protein MAVTLKRLSSIPPFIFRNFPLSTPSRFGSLYNFFVSSTNRTALPNSVVNSETGADVDDGQEFLKWKNGGGHFHQSACIDPTVVIEIGAIVYPKSVLGANVHVGSGTAIGPCVKIGQFTKIGYNAALSNCSVGDSCVIHNGVCIGQDGFGFFVDEDGNMVKKPQMLNVRIGNHVDIGANTCIDRGSWRDTVIGDHTKIDNLVQIGHNVVIGKSCMLCGQVGIAGSVIIGDYVVLGGRVAVRDHVSIISKVRLAANSCVTKDIREPGDYGGFPAVPIHVWRRQIAIQCRSSKKGKS, from the exons ATGGCAGTTACTCTGAAAAGATTATCCTCAATTCCTCCTTTCATTTTCAGGAACTTTCCTCTTTCTACTCCTTCACGTTTTGGCTCTCTCTATAATTTCTTTGTGTCCTCAACTAACCGAACCGCATTGCCAAATAGCGTGGTCAACTCCG AAACTGGAGCTGACGTTGATGATGGCCAGGAGTTTTTAAAATGGAAAAATGGTGGTGGCCATTTTCATCAGTCAGCTTGTATTGATCCAACTGTGGTTATCGAGATTGGTGCGATAGTTTATCCGAAATCCGTTTTGGGTGCAAATGTTCATGTTGGTTCAGGGACTGCTATTGGCCCTTGTGTTAAAATCGGCCAGTTTACAAAGATTGG GTATAATGCTGCACTTAGTAACTGCAGTGTAGGTGATTCATGTGTAATCCATAATGGAGTTTGCATCGGTCAAGATG GATTTGGATTTTTTGTCGATGAGGATGGCAACATGGTCAAGAAGCCTCAA ATGTTAAATGTTAGGATAGGGAACCACGTGGATATTGGAGCTAATACATGCATTGATCGGGGCAG TTGGAGAGACACAGTAATAGGAGATCATACAAAGATAGATAACTTAGTTCAG ATTGGACATAATGTAGTTATTGGGAAAAGTTGCATGCTTTGTGGACAGGTCGGCATAGCTGGTTCAGTGAT AATAGGAGACTATGTAGTCCTAGGGGGAAGAGTAGCAGTGCGTGATCATGTCTCTATCATATCAAAG GTGCGACTAGCTGCTAATAGCTGTGTCACTAAGGACATCAGAGAGCCTGGGGACTATGGTGGCTTCCCTGCT GTTCCTATTCATGTTTGGCGAAGACAAATTGCTATTCAATGCCGGAGTTCAAAAAAAGGGAAATCCTAA